The proteins below are encoded in one region of Ephemeroptericola cinctiostellae:
- a CDS encoding RDD family protein translates to MTTSLPIAPAILRRFAASIYEFALLFGIYFIVGGLVQVIFTLVGKTAPIWMLQITIFLAFGCYFTYSWTRAGQTLAQKTWHIQVTQADGRNHITYKQAWLRYIFSYLGVLPALLLLFTQMHGQTSAEGDNVMVIYIQVILFMTINCLALLGTSLMNPQRRAVHEVLSGSRTIHQPAA, encoded by the coding sequence ATGACCACAAGCCTTCCCATCGCCCCCGCCATCCTCCGCCGTTTCGCTGCCAGCATTTACGAGTTTGCTTTGCTTTTTGGTATTTACTTCATTGTGGGCGGCTTGGTACAAGTTATATTCACATTGGTTGGTAAAACAGCCCCCATTTGGATGTTGCAAATCACCATTTTTTTGGCATTTGGCTGCTATTTCACTTACTCCTGGACGCGTGCCGGTCAGACCTTGGCTCAAAAAACATGGCACATCCAAGTCACCCAAGCCGATGGTCGCAACCACATCACGTATAAACAAGCATGGTTGCGTTACATATTCAGCTACTTGGGAGTGTTGCCTGCCTTGTTATTGTTGTTCACCCAAATGCATGGCCAGACCTCAGCTGAAGGCGATAATGTCATGGTCATCTACATTCAAGTGATCTTGTTCATGACCATCAACTGTTTGGCTTTGCTCGGCACTTCTTTGATGAACCCCCAACGGCGCGCAGTGCACGAAGTGCTGTCGGGCAGCCGCACGATCCATCAACCGGCCGCATAA
- a CDS encoding helix-turn-helix domain-containing protein: MKTKDAHPSSSSIILPIVDTIASPEIRNIIDVNDPDEIAQGFTYWQARYEQLSKGKFIGSITECWINDVQIVEESLSQQIFMTGSARPHAVSIGVLSSFSEPAIWHGQAFGHHHIACMSQQEELELNVPGGTRMTSITIPFYIFPEFAQQDGAEGAQQLFNGQHASFLYHPALAQDIRIKLQQIIGEISRFPQHFKSVDVQRLLISELIGLVDAYISLAHPKVFSASTEKARRVVKTAHAFIESHPDTAVSIVDLCKVTFTSRRTLQYCFEKIVGISPHAYLKMIRLNAVKRLLAKGSVTVSEAAANWGFWHLSQFANDYKKAFGVLPSDTLKNGNGMTDLYI; encoded by the coding sequence ATGAAAACCAAAGATGCCCATCCATCATCGTCTAGCATTATTTTACCCATAGTGGATACGATTGCATCACCAGAAATACGCAACATCATCGACGTCAATGATCCCGATGAAATTGCCCAAGGCTTTACTTATTGGCAGGCGCGTTATGAGCAATTGTCTAAAGGAAAGTTTATCGGTTCGATTACCGAATGCTGGATCAATGATGTTCAAATTGTAGAAGAAAGCCTGTCGCAACAAATATTTATGACGGGTTCAGCGCGTCCCCATGCGGTTTCGATTGGTGTATTGAGTTCATTCAGCGAGCCTGCAATATGGCACGGACAAGCATTTGGCCATCACCACATCGCGTGTATGTCACAACAGGAGGAGCTTGAACTCAATGTGCCAGGCGGCACACGGATGACCAGTATCACCATACCTTTTTATATTTTTCCAGAATTTGCGCAGCAAGATGGCGCAGAAGGCGCTCAACAGTTATTCAATGGCCAACATGCCAGTTTTTTATATCATCCTGCATTGGCGCAAGACATCCGCATCAAGTTACAGCAAATTATTGGTGAAATTTCGCGCTTTCCTCAACACTTTAAGAGTGTGGACGTTCAGCGTTTACTCATCAGCGAGTTGATTGGATTGGTTGATGCCTATATCTCTCTGGCACACCCTAAAGTATTTTCAGCATCAACCGAAAAAGCTCGACGCGTGGTTAAAACAGCACACGCTTTCATAGAATCACACCCAGACACTGCAGTGTCGATAGTCGATTTGTGTAAAGTAACCTTTACATCACGTCGGACATTGCAATATTGTTTTGAAAAAATAGTGGGTATTAGCCCACATGCTTACCTCAAAATGATTCGACTCAATGCAGTGAAACGGCTGCTGGCAAAAGGTTCTGTTACAGTTTCAGAAGCTGCCGCGAACTGGGGCTTTTGGCATCTGTCACAATTTGCAAATGATTACAAAAAAGCATTTGGAGTGTTGCCGTCAGATACTTTAAAAAATGGGAATGGTATGACCGATTTGTACATCTAA
- the hpaI gene encoding 4-hydroxy-2-oxoheptanedioate aldolase translates to MKDVLHNTFKQALKNGDVVLGMWLGLASPYSAELLANTGYDWLLIDGEHAPNDVHSILAQLQAIAPYDCQPVVRLIEGQTALIKQVLDLGAQTVLIPMVESATQAAQLVAATRYPPEGIRGVGSALARGSRWNQIPNYLQRANHEICVLLQVESVAGLAQLDGIAATEGVDGVFFGPSDLAASMGYTGQPNHPDVVAAIIQGIQKTREHQKATGVLATDLKLAQMYLEAGAQFVAIGVDTSMLMQSAKNTLDTIRPTASTVTSNSSGY, encoded by the coding sequence ATGAAAGATGTGCTGCACAATACCTTTAAACAAGCGCTCAAAAATGGCGATGTCGTTCTGGGCATGTGGCTTGGTTTGGCCAGCCCGTATTCGGCCGAATTATTGGCCAACACGGGTTACGATTGGCTACTCATCGATGGTGAGCATGCACCCAATGATGTACATTCGATACTTGCACAATTACAAGCCATCGCCCCCTATGATTGTCAACCCGTGGTGCGTCTGATTGAAGGGCAAACGGCTTTAATCAAACAGGTCTTAGATTTGGGCGCACAGACTGTGTTGATTCCAATGGTTGAATCGGCCACCCAAGCCGCACAGTTGGTCGCCGCCACTCGCTACCCACCCGAAGGGATACGTGGAGTAGGCAGTGCATTGGCACGGGGATCCCGTTGGAATCAGATTCCAAACTACTTACAACGTGCCAATCATGAAATCTGTGTGTTGTTGCAGGTTGAGAGTGTGGCAGGACTGGCTCAGCTGGACGGCATTGCCGCGACAGAAGGTGTGGATGGCGTGTTTTTTGGCCCATCTGATTTGGCGGCATCCATGGGCTATACTGGACAGCCCAATCATCCTGATGTCGTGGCAGCCATCATCCAAGGCATTCAAAAAACCCGTGAGCATCAAAAAGCGACTGGGGTTTTGGCCACAGATTTGAAATTGGCGCAAATGTATCTGGAGGCGGGCGCACAGTTTGTTGCGATTGGAGTGGACACAAGTATGTTGATGCAATCAGCAAAAAACACTTTAGATACAATTCGTCCCACAGCAAGTACCGTGACGTCTAACAGCTCTGGTTATTGA
- the hpaH gene encoding 2-oxo-hept-4-ene-1,7-dioate hydratase — translation MLEQNTIDALAQELRYARENRKQVSHFSKRYPEMTIEDGYEIQRAWVRLELAAGRTIKGRKIGLTSRAMQQASQITEPDFAPLMDDMFFKQGDIAINQFIKPRVEVELAFVLKQSLKGPNTTLEDVLAATDYVVPAIEIIDARIEQFDSVTQAPRKVFDTISDFAANAGIVMGDVQIKPDAVDLRWIGALLLKNNVVEETGLAAGVLNHPAVGVAWLANKIAPYGEQLNAGDVVLAGSFTRPTTAEVGDEFVVDYGSLGIISFRFV, via the coding sequence ATGTTGGAACAAAATACCATTGACGCATTGGCGCAAGAGCTGCGATATGCCCGAGAAAACCGCAAACAGGTTTCACACTTTTCTAAGCGCTATCCCGAGATGACCATTGAAGATGGCTATGAAATCCAACGTGCTTGGGTTAGGCTTGAGTTGGCCGCAGGACGTACAATAAAAGGGCGTAAAATTGGTTTGACATCACGCGCGATGCAACAAGCATCACAAATCACTGAGCCTGACTTTGCACCGCTGATGGATGACATGTTTTTTAAGCAGGGTGATATTGCCATCAATCAATTCATCAAACCACGGGTTGAGGTGGAGTTGGCGTTTGTTTTGAAACAATCGCTCAAAGGGCCAAACACGACATTGGAAGACGTATTGGCAGCAACCGATTATGTGGTGCCTGCGATTGAGATCATTGATGCGCGGATTGAGCAATTTGACTCAGTAACCCAAGCACCCCGTAAAGTGTTCGATACGATTTCCGACTTTGCCGCCAATGCGGGCATTGTTATGGGTGATGTTCAAATCAAACCAGATGCAGTCGATTTACGTTGGATAGGGGCATTGTTGTTAAAAAACAATGTGGTTGAAGAAACAGGGTTGGCCGCAGGTGTACTCAATCATCCTGCTGTGGGTGTGGCTTGGTTGGCGAATAAAATTGCGCCGTATGGTGAGCAGCTCAATGCGGGCGATGTGGTGCTCGCAGGTTCTTTTACCCGTCCAACTACTGCTGAAGTGGGGGATGAGTTTGTCGTGGATTACGGCTCGCTGGGTATTATTTCATTCCGTTTTGTATGA